A window of the Streptomyces finlayi genome harbors these coding sequences:
- a CDS encoding HAD family hydrolase gives MPTPPAPAFTLVATDLDGTLLRPGDAVSPRSLAALALATAAGARHLVVTGRPVPGIRTLLAALGSDGPVVCGQGTQLYDAGTGRLLWSVTLDRELAETALGKIEAEVGAVFAAVDQDGAEGRTLIEPGFLMPHPTLPAVRTRDRAALWASPVIKVLVRHPELSDDALASAARAVVGDLATVTMAGPGTVELAPYGVDKGTGLALAAELLGLDPAGTIAFGDMPNDLPMFRRSGHGVAMANAHPELKAAADEVTSSNEEDGVAEVLERVFGGVRGPLRNCP, from the coding sequence ATGCCCACCCCACCCGCACCCGCATTCACTCTGGTCGCCACGGATCTGGACGGCACGCTCCTGCGCCCCGGCGACGCGGTCAGCCCCCGTTCCCTGGCCGCACTCGCCCTGGCCACAGCGGCCGGCGCCCGGCATCTGGTCGTCACGGGCCGCCCGGTGCCCGGCATACGGACGCTGCTCGCCGCGCTGGGCTCCGACGGCCCGGTCGTCTGCGGGCAGGGAACCCAGCTGTACGACGCCGGGACCGGCCGCCTGCTGTGGTCCGTGACGCTCGACCGTGAGCTCGCCGAGACCGCGCTCGGCAAGATAGAGGCGGAGGTCGGCGCGGTCTTCGCGGCCGTGGACCAGGACGGCGCCGAGGGCCGGACGCTGATCGAGCCGGGCTTTCTGATGCCCCATCCGACGCTGCCCGCCGTTCGGACGCGGGACCGGGCCGCCCTGTGGGCGAGCCCGGTCATCAAGGTGCTGGTGCGCCACCCGGAGCTCTCGGACGATGCGCTGGCGTCCGCCGCGCGTGCGGTCGTGGGCGATCTGGCCACCGTCACCATGGCGGGCCCCGGCACGGTGGAGCTGGCACCGTACGGCGTCGACAAGGGCACCGGTCTCGCGCTGGCGGCCGAGCTGCTCGGCCTCGACCCGGCGGGCACGATCGCCTTCGGGGACATGCCCAACGACCTGCCGATGTTCCGCCGTTCCGGGCACGGGGTGGCGATGGCCAACGCGCACCCCGAACTGAAGGCGGCGGCGGACGAGGTGACGTCGTCGAACGAGGAGGACGGGGTCGCCGAGGTACTGGAGCGGGTGTTCGGGGGTGTCCGAGGACCGCTCAGGAACTGTCCGTAG